In one Asterias amurensis chromosome 9, ASM3211899v1 genomic region, the following are encoded:
- the LOC139941962 gene encoding uncharacterized protein: protein MVAVLWSNSRLSSVSPTAAVQLLLMSLSVCHLIGLAASKDMDDDYSTSPIKYRLTTPWIRHMTRPHGYLPKQTTPVMGGRSTLKLFHPETTSSIDITTDDTTTLLRHTTSHLDTGSSLTAEPIHPTTPSLVTSSLPQLSTTSPHPEQSTPAPQTQRRSTRAQTTQSDTLPHFTEVHHPTTRHIRHPTTRHIRPNPTEVRPTEEHHHDTGKPPPTEEPVKSQKPTPHPPTTTQSQPTITQAQPITTQSQPITTQSQPMTTQSQPMTTQSQPMTTQSQPMTTQSQPITTQSQPMTTQSQPITTQSQPITTQSQPITTQSQPITTRNPQASSHPATKVIPVPSENPKTPRWTAVPATQIPNTHSPHQDTAVQLILQISWTELCPDVAKLRSSISKFAGVVLNRSSPPDVELLNDTLHCPLKKRLKMKGNPLTVVQVDFCIVSKGRCDSPLTESVGLSMQGDITQLQTYLEPKVLSVHVYKPTQTTAYPNKSDKPQVGIATGLSITTLLAVVIGTVLAYRIYRSRLAKRRTIHNRYYFDGKVLHDTLNESHQLSPLHTISSMPATIHQLMPAVNEGLVMDDEEIESSDMYPSHVLSMHALSQFYSYVEAIVEEYETLVDFQNSALNKSQSSPKHFLSLPGHGHSQAHGHGGNSGSLFHPPPKSRITLEKVSPSNANGFLNANLVKGYGKGGYCYIATAAPWGTSLADFWEMVWEQQSRTLICLCSPEEMGVVCPWYWPREEGIQAAQLYGDILVMRQGCILTENYCMSTLLVKNIQKNLCRPITHFWFTQWPTSDVPASSAVMISFLLQVRQTVQESYGPIVAHCSDGCGRTGTLLAMDSGMRSLEDLCTVDVPSIVCSIRHDRGAAVLLREHYAFIYKVLYEYSVMLTRGLTANIDADISLC, encoded by the exons ATGGTGGCTGTGTTGTGGTCCAACAGTAGGCTGTCATCAGTGTCACCGACAGCTGCAGTTCAACTCCTTCTGATGAGCTTATCGGTTTGCCACTTGATTG GATTAGCTGCCAGTAAAGATATGGACGATGATTATTCGACATCTCCCATCAAATATCGGCTCACAACACCATGGATACGACATATGACCCGACCTCATGGGTATTTACCCAAGCAAACAACCCCAGTTATGGGAGGAAGATCCACTTTGAAGCTTTTCCATCCGGAGACCACATCCTCAATAGATATTACAACTGACGACACCACCACACTGCTGCGACACACCACGAGTCACTTAGACACTGGGTCTTCGTTAACTGCTGAACCTATCCATCCAACCACACCTAGTCTGGTAACCAGCAGCCTTCCTCAGTTAAGCACTACCTCTCCTCACCCTGAGCAGTCGACACCAGCTCCTCAAACTCAAAGACGATCGACCAGGGCACAGACTACCCAATCAGATACCCTGCCTCATTTTACAGAGGTGCATCACCCTACTACCCGACACATTCGTCACCCTACTACCCGACACATTCGCCCTAACCCTACTGAGGTTAGACCCACTGAGGAGCACCATCATGACACTGGGAAACCCCCTCCCACTGAAGAACCAGTAAAGTCGCAAAAACCAACACCACACCCTCCCACCACAACCCAATCCCAACCCACCATAACCCAAGCCCAACCCATCACAACCCAATCCCAACCCATCACAACCCAATCCCAACCCATGACAACCCAATCCCAACCCATGACAACCCAATCCCAACCCATGACAACCCAATCCCAACCCATGACAACCCAATCCCAACCCATCACAACCCAATCCCAACCCATGACAACCCAATCCCAACCCATCACAACCCAATCCCAACCCATCACAACCCAATCCCAACCCATCACAACCCAATCCCAACCCATCACAACCAGAAACCCCCAAGCGTCATCTCATCCAGCAACCAAAGTAATTCCTGTACCGTCTGAAAATCCAAAGACTCCAAGATGGACAGCAGTTCCAGCCACACAGATACCCAACACCCATAGTCCTCACCAAGACACTGCTGTTCAACTAATTCTTCAAATATCCTGGACTGAACTCTGTCCCGACGTCGCCAAGCTTCGCTCCTCCATCTCAAAGTTTGCCGGTGTGGTTCTAAATCGTTCCAGCCCGCCCGATGTGGAGCTCCTGAATGACACTCTTCATTGTCCGTTAAAGAAACGTCTTAAAATGAAAGGAAACCCTTTGACAGTGGTACAGGTGGATTTTTGTATTGTGTCTAAAGGAAGGTGTGATTCTCCACTTACTGAGAGTGTGGGTCTTAGCATGCAGGGAGACATTACTCAATTACAGACCTATCTAGAACcaaag GTGTTATCAGTACATGTTTACAAACCGACCCAAACAACTGCCTACCCCAATAAAAGCGACAAACCACAAGTTGGCATAGCAACAGGTCTGAGTATAACAACACTACTTGCTGTTGTGATTGGTACAGTTCTCGCCTACAGG ATCTATAGATCTCGTCTAGCCAAGCGACGCACCATTCATAACCGATACTACTTTGACGGCAAAGTACTACATGACACGTTGAATGAGTCTCATCAGTTGAGTCCTCTTCATACCATCTCTAGTATGCCTGCCACTATCCATCAGCTCATGCCCGCCGTTAATGAAGGACTGGTCATGGATGATGAGGAGATAGAATCTTCTGAT ATGTATCCATCCCATGTGTTGAGTATGCACGCCTTGTCTCAGTTCTATAGCTACGTTGAGGCTATTGTAGAGGAATACGAG ACACTAGTTGACTTTCAGAACAGTGCCTTGAACAAATCTCAAAGTTCTCCCAAGCATTTCTTGAGCCTTCCTGGTCATGGACACAGCCAGGCCCACGGTCACGGCGGCAATTCAGGCAGTCTGTTTCACCCTCCACCCAAGTCGAGAATCACTCTGGAGAAAGTCTCCCCTAGCAACGCGAATGGATTCCTCAATGCAAACTTAGTCAAG GGGTATGGTAAAGGTGGCTATTGTTACATTGCCACTGCAGCTCCATGGGGTACCAGTCTAGCTGATTTCTGGGAGATGGTATGGGAGCAGCAGTCTAGAACCCTGATCTGTCTCTGTTCACCTGAAGAGATGGGAGTG GTGTGTCCGTGGTACTGGCCGAGGGAGGAAGGCATCCAAGCAGCTCAGCTCTACGGTGACATCTTGGTGATGAGACAAGGATGTATCTTGACTGAGAACTACTGTATGTCAACACTCCTTGTTAAGAATATCCAG AAGAATCTGTGTCGTCCAATCACCCACTTTTGGTTTACGCAATGGCCGACGTCTGATGTTCCAGCTAGCAGTGCAGTTATGATATCATTCTTACTACAAGTTAGACAGACTGTACAAGAATCCTACGGTCCTATCGTAGCCCATTGTAG TGACGGCTGTGGTAGGACTGGTACCCTACTCGCCATGGACAGTGGTATGCGTAGCTTAGAGGACCTGTGTACCGTGGATGTACCATCTATTGTTTGTAGCATCAGACATGACAGAGGGGCCGCAGTGCTACTGAGGGAACATTATGCTTTCATTTATAAG GTGTTGTACGAGTATTCCGTCATGCTCACTCGCGGTTTGACTGCTAACATTGATGCAGACATCAGCTTGTGTTAG
- the LOC139942093 gene encoding major facilitator superfamily domain-containing protein 12-like, with protein MSDSDEEQREAVRTEPQIEYVLSLPRRYAYGVGHVLNDLCASMWFSYLLIFYHKVLLFNNVYAGYLMLIGQVSDALCTPLIGYESDKSLACRYGKRKSWHLLGTICVMSTFVFIFSPVIGVDDASQWAKIIYFAPFIIIFQFGWASTQISHLSLIPELTPLDAERVALNAIRYTFTVLSNICVFAICWVLLDATGTPVLTPADIPQFRYLAIIVVGTGAVFSLIFHCGTREPLKSRTQDMPCCIKNRKKYLNLDERCKMTWKDWLFESQFYQVALIYMCSRLMVNISQVYISMYITETLKLSKTSIAIVPLVMYVSGFISSFLVSLVNKKLGRKLTYFLSVLVFSGGCTWLWFPDIDKQVYGAAVLIGAGGSTLLVTSLALTSDLIAHNTESGAFVYGAMSFTDKLSNGVAVMIIQYLHPCVNCCPACVWFYRDVQVFVPGGAAVLSLIVLLTLIPVTVGVRKNPPRSFTTNSIESESDYRSEQCSECKRLSPIDKEEPTSINGYGSTRSVHTGSSS; from the exons ATGTCGGATAGTGATGAAGAACAACGGGAGGCAGTCCGAACCGAACCACAAATAGAGTATGTCTTAAGTCTACCTCGACGGTATGCATACGGTGTCGGCCACGTTCTCAACGACCTATGTGCTTCAATGTGGTTCAGCTACTTGCTCATTTTCTATCACAAAGTTCTTCTTTTTAA CAATGTTTACGCTGGATACTTAATGCTGATTGGTCAGGTTAGTGATGCCTTGTGCACACCCCTCATTGGCTACGAGTCTGACAAATCGCTGGCATGTCGATATGGGAAACGGAAGTCATGGCACCTTTTAG GTACGATATGTGTGATGAGCACATTTGTGTTCATCTTCAGTCCAGTCATCGGTGTTGACGACGCCTCTCAGTGGGCTAAGATTATCTACTTCGCCCCCTTCATTATCATCTTCCAGTTTGGATGGGCGTCAACCCAGATATCTCATTTATCTCTTATACCGGAGCTAACCCCTCTGGATGCTGAGAGAGTAGCACTCAACGCCATAAG GTATACATTTACAGTTCTTTCCAATATCTGTGTCTTCGCAATCTGCTGGGTACTGTTGGATGCAACGGGGACTCCAGTTCTCACCCCTGCTGATATACCACAGTTCAGG TACCTTGCGATTATTGTTGTTGGAACTGGCGCTGTATTCTCCTTAATCTTCCACTGTGGGACTAGAGAACCCTTAAAGTCGAGGACACAAGATATGCCTTGTTGCATCAAGAACAGGAAGAAGTACCTTAATCTTGACGAACGATGCAAGATGACATGGAAAGATTGGCTGTTTGAATCACAGTTTTATCAG GTTGCATTGATATACATGTGCAGTCGTCTGATGGTCAACATCTCCCAAGTTTATATTTCCATGTACATAACGGAGACATTAAAACTATCTAAG ACATCTATTGCAATTGTACCATTGGTGATGTACGTCAGTGGATTCATCTCTTCGTTCCTTGTCAGTTTAGTAAATAAAAAGCTCGGACGAAAG CTGACATATTTCTTGAGCGTTTTAGTGTTCTCTGGAGGCTGTACTTGGCTGTGGTTTCCAGACATCGATAAACAAGTCTACGGTGCTGCAGTACTCATAGGTGCTGGAGGCTCAACACTACTTGTAACATCTCTTGCGTTAACATCAGACCTCATTGCACATAACACC GAATCTGGAGCATTTGTGTATGGAGCGATGAGCTTCACTGACAAGCTGTCGAACGGAGTTGCTGTGATGATTATCCAGTACCTACATCCTTGTGT GAATTGTTGTCCAGCCTGTGTTTGGTTCTACCGGGATGTCCAGGTCTTTGTTCCGGGTGGGGCTGCCGTTCTTTCCCTAATAGTACTTCTTACTCTTATCCCTGTAACGGTTGGCGTTCGGAAAAACCCAC CCCGTTCGTTTACCACAAACAGTATCGAAAGTGAGAGTGACTACCGCTCAGAACAATGTAGTGAATGCAAAAGACTGTCTCCTATTGACAAGGAAGAGCCAACGTCAATCAACGGCTATGGGAGTACAAGAAGTGTGCACACAGGCAGCTCTTCCTAA